A part of Deinococcus aerolatus genomic DNA contains:
- the rpsL gene encoding 30S ribosomal protein S12 produces MPTTQQLIRKGRTTLQKKSKVPALKGSPFRRGVCTVVKTTTPKKPNSALRKIARVRLSSGFEVTAYIPGEGHNLQEHSVVLIRGGRVKDLPGVRYHIVRGSLDTQGVKDRNKSRSKYGTKKPKAAKK; encoded by the coding sequence CTGCCTACCACCCAGCAACTGATCCGCAAGGGGCGCACCACGCTCCAGAAGAAGAGCAAGGTTCCGGCCCTTAAGGGCAGCCCCTTCCGCCGCGGCGTGTGCACGGTCGTCAAGACCACCACGCCCAAGAAGCCCAACTCGGCGCTGCGGAAGATCGCCCGCGTGCGTCTGTCCAGCGGCTTTGAAGTCACCGCCTACATCCCGGGCGAGGGCCACAACCTGCAGGAACACAGCGTCGTGCTGATCCGCGGCGGACGAGTCAAGGATTTGCCCGGCGTGCGTTACCACATCGTGCGCGGCAGCCTCGACACCCAGGGCGTCAAGGACCGCAACAAGAGCCGGTCCAAGTACGGCACCAAGAAGCCCAAGGCGGCCAAGAAGTAA
- the fusA gene encoding elongation factor G yields MTTKATNYLTHFRNIGIAAHIDAGKTTTTERILFFTGRNRNIGEVHDGAATMDWMEQERERGITITAAATTAKWTRSGTEQEYVVNIIDTPGHVDFTIEVERSMRVLDGAVAVFDSSQGVEPQSETVWRQADRYGVPRIAFSNKMDKTGASFDLVLGDIRERLGAIPAPIQYPMGEESDFKGIIDIVRMQTHTFTNDLGTEITVGEIGDIPEKYAGKVAEMRAMMIEAAAEVDEDVMMKFLEGEEPTPEELIKALRKGTIAQRIFPVLCGSALKNKGVQLLLDAVIDYLPNPLEVPAIVGKVEDSEETVAFPADPDGKLAALAFKIMADPYVGRLTFVRIYSGTMQSGSYVMNASKDKRERVGRLLKMHANSREEVTELKAGELGAVIGLKDSGTGNTLIGDGDDAVLLESIDIPEPVIKLAIEPKTKADQEKMGIGLQKLAEEDPTFRVESDQESGQTTISGMGELHLEILVDRLKREYKVEANVGAPQVAYRETITRATDVEGKFVRQSGGRGQFGHVKIRAEPLEPGSGFVFENAVVGGTIPREYINPAQKGIEEAMQSGPMLGFPVVDMKVTIYDGSYHEVDSSEMAFKIAGSMALKEAVQKGAPAILEPVMRVEVTVPEDYMGDIIGDLNSRRGQIQGMEARGNAQIVKAFVPLSEMFGYATDMRSMTQGRASYSMFFDHYTQVPNNIAQGLMKK; encoded by the coding sequence ATGACCACCAAAGCCACCAATTACCTGACCCATTTCCGCAACATCGGGATTGCCGCCCACATCGACGCGGGCAAGACCACCACCACCGAGCGCATCCTGTTCTTCACGGGCCGCAACCGCAACATCGGTGAGGTGCACGACGGCGCGGCCACCATGGACTGGATGGAGCAGGAGCGCGAGCGCGGCATCACCATCACCGCCGCTGCCACCACCGCCAAGTGGACCCGTTCCGGCACCGAGCAGGAATACGTCGTCAATATCATCGACACTCCCGGCCACGTGGACTTCACCATCGAAGTGGAACGCTCCATGCGCGTGCTGGACGGCGCGGTGGCCGTGTTCGACTCCAGCCAGGGCGTCGAGCCGCAGAGCGAGACCGTGTGGCGTCAGGCGGACCGTTACGGCGTGCCGCGCATCGCGTTTTCCAACAAGATGGACAAGACCGGCGCGAGCTTTGATCTGGTGCTGGGTGACATCCGTGAGCGCCTCGGCGCCATCCCCGCCCCCATCCAGTACCCGATGGGCGAGGAATCCGACTTCAAGGGCATCATCGACATCGTGCGGATGCAGACCCACACCTTCACCAACGATCTGGGCACCGAAATCACCGTGGGCGAGATCGGCGACATCCCCGAGAAGTACGCGGGCAAGGTGGCCGAGATGCGCGCCATGATGATCGAGGCTGCGGCCGAGGTCGACGAAGATGTGATGATGAAGTTCCTGGAAGGCGAGGAGCCCACGCCGGAAGAACTGATCAAGGCCCTGCGCAAGGGCACCATCGCGCAGAGAATCTTCCCGGTGCTGTGCGGCAGCGCTCTGAAGAACAAGGGCGTTCAGCTGCTGCTCGACGCCGTGATCGACTATCTGCCCAACCCGCTGGAAGTTCCGGCCATCGTCGGCAAGGTGGAAGACAGCGAGGAAACTGTTGCGTTCCCCGCCGACCCCGACGGCAAGCTGGCCGCTCTGGCGTTCAAGATCATGGCCGATCCCTACGTGGGCCGCCTGACCTTCGTGCGCATCTACTCGGGCACCATGCAGTCCGGCAGCTACGTGATGAACGCGTCCAAGGACAAGCGCGAGCGCGTGGGCCGTCTGCTGAAGATGCACGCCAACAGCCGTGAAGAAGTCACCGAGCTGAAGGCCGGGGAACTGGGCGCCGTCATTGGCCTCAAGGATTCCGGCACGGGCAACACCCTGATCGGCGACGGCGACGACGCCGTGCTGCTGGAGAGCATCGATATTCCGGAGCCTGTGATCAAGCTCGCCATCGAGCCCAAGACCAAGGCCGACCAGGAAAAGATGGGCATTGGTCTGCAGAAGCTGGCCGAAGAGGATCCCACCTTCCGCGTGGAGTCTGACCAGGAAAGCGGCCAGACCACCATCTCGGGCATGGGCGAACTGCACCTGGAAATCCTGGTGGACCGCCTGAAGCGCGAATACAAGGTGGAGGCGAACGTGGGCGCGCCGCAGGTGGCCTACCGCGAAACCATCACCCGTGCCACCGATGTGGAAGGCAAGTTCGTGCGTCAGTCCGGTGGACGCGGGCAGTTCGGCCACGTCAAGATCCGCGCCGAGCCCCTGGAACCCGGTTCCGGCTTCGTCTTCGAGAACGCCGTGGTGGGCGGCACCATTCCCCGCGAGTACATCAACCCGGCCCAGAAGGGGATCGAGGAAGCCATGCAGAGCGGCCCCATGCTGGGCTTCCCGGTGGTGGACATGAAGGTCACCATCTACGACGGGTCCTACCACGAAGTGGACTCCTCGGAAATGGCGTTCAAGATCGCGGGCAGCATGGCCCTCAAGGAAGCCGTCCAGAAGGGCGCTCCTGCGATCCTCGAACCCGTCATGCGCGTCGAGGTGACCGTGCCCGAGGACTACATGGGCGACATCATCGGTGACCTGAACAGCCGCCGTGGCCAGATTCAGGGCATGGAAGCGCGCGGCAACGCCCAGATCGTCAAGGCCTTTGTGCCGCTGAGCGAGATGTTCGGGTACGCCACCGACATGCGCTCAATGACCCAGGGCCGCGCCAGCTACAGCATGTTCTTCGACCACTACACCCAGGTGCCGAACAACATCGCCCAGGGACTGATGAAGAAGTAA
- the murF gene encoding UDP-N-acetylmuramoyl-tripeptide--D-alanyl-D-alanine ligase, with the protein MPNPHAALPFSATVYPDARPAAHLTWDSREAGPDVAFVALPGETMHGNRFVEAALAAGAPFVLTDLDVPRAVRVFDAWAALRTWAHAERARNRLVVGITGSAGKTTAKAYAAAALDAHFMPVFNTQPAIACFLVEFGASAQPLVVEMGIDRPGEMDELVALVRPDVGIVTSIGPAHLEQLGSIENIVREKGVILKGVRGLVGAQAAPFYPGVDSYGFGNVTHAGQNLQVTPQGAAFLFDGTEVRLPLAARVQAEAAVLGLTLAREAGLPQDEAAARLSQVSVPGGRYRMHPGRFTVIDDAYNASPVAVTAALDALTGMPGRRISVLGRMLELGDTEREWHAQVGQAARARADLTYGVGAFAAELGERAYSTVPELTNALLAEVRDGDVVLVKASRGISWTPQQRAQAGVGLDVVVDALLQWRDGGAGN; encoded by the coding sequence ATGCCCAACCCACACGCCGCCCTCCCCTTTTCCGCCACCGTTTACCCGGACGCCCGCCCCGCCGCGCACCTGACCTGGGATTCGCGCGAGGCTGGCCCGGATGTGGCGTTTGTCGCCCTGCCCGGTGAAACGATGCACGGCAACCGCTTCGTGGAGGCGGCGCTGGCGGCGGGTGCCCCCTTCGTTCTCACCGATCTGGATGTGCCGCGCGCCGTGCGGGTGTTCGACGCCTGGGCCGCGTTGCGAACCTGGGCGCACGCCGAGCGGGCCAGAAACCGGCTGGTTGTCGGCATCACCGGCAGCGCGGGCAAGACCACCGCCAAGGCCTACGCGGCGGCGGCGCTGGACGCCCACTTCATGCCGGTGTTCAACACCCAGCCCGCCATCGCATGCTTTCTGGTCGAGTTCGGGGCCTCCGCGCAACCGCTGGTGGTGGAGATGGGCATTGACCGCCCCGGCGAGATGGACGAACTTGTTGCGCTGGTGCGCCCGGACGTGGGGATCGTCACTTCCATTGGCCCGGCGCATCTGGAGCAACTGGGCAGCATCGAGAACATCGTGCGCGAGAAGGGCGTCATCCTGAAGGGCGTGCGCGGGCTGGTGGGCGCACAGGCTGCGCCGTTCTACCCAGGTGTGGACAGCTACGGCTTCGGAAACGTGACCCACGCCGGGCAGAATCTGCAGGTCACGCCGCAGGGCGCCGCGTTCCTGTTCGACGGGACCGAGGTCCGTCTTCCGCTGGCCGCCCGCGTGCAGGCCGAGGCCGCCGTGCTGGGCCTGACCCTGGCGCGCGAGGCGGGCCTCCCACAGGACGAGGCGGCGGCGCGACTGTCCCAGGTCAGCGTACCGGGGGGGCGTTACCGGATGCATCCGGGCCGCTTCACGGTGATTGACGACGCCTACAATGCCTCGCCCGTGGCCGTCACCGCCGCACTGGACGCCCTGACGGGGATGCCGGGACGGCGCATCAGCGTGCTGGGCCGCATGCTGGAACTGGGCGACACCGAGCGCGAGTGGCACGCGCAGGTGGGTCAGGCGGCGCGGGCCAGAGCGGACCTGACCTACGGCGTGGGGGCCTTTGCCGCCGAACTGGGCGAGCGGGCTTACAGCACCGTGCCCGAGCTGACAAATGCCCTGCTGGCCGAGGTCCGGGACGGTGATGTGGTGCTGGTCAAGGCCAGCCGGGGCATCTCCTGGACGCCCCAACAACGGGCGCAGGCCGGGGTGGGGCTGGACGTGGTGGTGGACGCCCTGCTTCAGTGGCGCGACGGCGGCGCTGGAAACTGA
- the rpsG gene encoding 30S ribosomal protein S7 translates to MARRRRAEVRPLQPDLVYQDVLVSATINRIMEDGKKNLASRIFYGAMKVVQERTGQESLKIFKQAFDNIKPRVEVRSRRVGGSTYQVPVEVSVRRQQSLTLRWMMAAVDSRPERTAIERLAGEIMDAAQGRGGSIKKKDDIERMAEANRAYAHYRW, encoded by the coding sequence ATGGCACGTCGCCGCAGAGCAGAAGTGCGTCCCCTCCAGCCCGACCTGGTTTATCAGGACGTGCTGGTCAGCGCCACCATCAACCGCATCATGGAAGACGGCAAGAAGAACCTTGCCAGCCGCATCTTTTACGGCGCCATGAAAGTCGTGCAGGAGCGCACCGGCCAGGAGTCGCTCAAGATTTTCAAGCAGGCGTTTGACAACATCAAGCCGCGCGTGGAAGTCCGCAGCCGCCGCGTCGGGGGCAGCACCTACCAAGTGCCCGTCGAGGTCAGCGTGCGCCGTCAGCAGAGCCTGACCCTGCGCTGGATGATGGCCGCCGTGGACAGCCGTCCCGAGCGCACTGCCATCGAGCGTCTGGCCGGCGAGATCATGGACGCCGCCCAGGGCCGCGGCGGCTCGATCAAGAAGAAGGACGACATCGAGCGCATGGCGGAAGCCAACCGCGCCTACGCGCACTACCGCTGGTAA
- a CDS encoding DAK2 domain-containing protein: MLRYATDWLGVYREEVNALNVYPVPDGDTGTNMHLTMQSVRRELDTADVSSMAGVARAISYGALLGARGNSGVILSQLLKGFAEVIKDRTEIDAPTLVRAFDAAQKSGYGAVMKPVEGTILTVARGIAEGARGDSVDMVLENALFKGQEYLDQTPEMLPALKQAGVIDSGGQGYLYIVQGMLAELRGDELPEAPEITQYAAQSFENEEFGFCTEFLMSEATRPIEDIRELVSPFGDSLLVVGAEGYVKGHIHTNEPDELLATVGRYGRMLKTKVEDMSEQHTEILGMAGATARAEEELPLSGLVAVANGYGLVKLFRSLGARIVSGGQTANPSVQDIVDAVRSVSAERVIVLPNNKNVLMAAERAMELMEGRAVVVPTRTLGQGMGAALAFQPDVPADELKEAMTEAAGAVTTFEVTRASRTTNITTKKGETLDIAEGDVIGLQDDELVQAGGSPEDSVLKMLADAYAGQEIITVFGGPQKSQADLDALAERIGQQFASAEVEAHAGGPDLYDYLVMLE; the protein is encoded by the coding sequence ATGCTGCGCTACGCCACCGACTGGCTGGGTGTGTACCGCGAGGAAGTCAACGCGCTGAACGTCTACCCGGTCCCGGACGGCGACACCGGCACCAACATGCACCTGACCATGCAATCGGTGCGCCGCGAACTGGACACCGCCGACGTGAGCAGCATGGCCGGCGTGGCCCGCGCCATCAGCTACGGCGCGTTGCTGGGCGCACGCGGCAACAGCGGCGTGATTCTGTCTCAACTGCTCAAGGGCTTCGCGGAAGTCATCAAGGACAGGACAGAAATCGATGCGCCCACCCTGGTCCGCGCCTTCGACGCTGCTCAGAAGAGCGGGTACGGCGCAGTCATGAAGCCGGTGGAAGGCACGATCCTGACCGTGGCGCGGGGTATTGCCGAGGGCGCACGCGGCGACTCGGTGGACATGGTGCTGGAAAACGCGCTGTTCAAGGGGCAGGAATATCTGGACCAGACGCCCGAGATGCTGCCCGCACTGAAGCAGGCGGGAGTGATCGACAGCGGCGGCCAGGGCTACCTGTACATCGTGCAGGGCATGCTGGCCGAGCTGCGCGGCGACGAACTGCCCGAAGCGCCCGAGATCACCCAGTACGCCGCCCAGAGCTTCGAGAACGAGGAGTTCGGCTTCTGCACCGAGTTCCTGATGTCCGAGGCCACCAGGCCCATTGAGGACATCCGCGAGCTGGTCAGTCCGTTCGGCGACAGCCTGCTGGTGGTGGGCGCGGAGGGCTACGTCAAGGGCCACATCCACACCAACGAGCCGGACGAGCTGCTGGCCACCGTGGGCCGCTACGGCAGGATGCTGAAAACCAAGGTCGAGGACATGTCCGAGCAGCACACCGAGATTCTGGGCATGGCCGGGGCCACCGCCCGCGCCGAGGAAGAGCTGCCGCTGTCGGGACTGGTGGCGGTGGCCAACGGTTACGGGCTGGTCAAGCTGTTCCGCAGCCTGGGGGCACGCATCGTCTCGGGCGGACAGACCGCCAACCCCAGCGTCCAGGACATCGTGGACGCCGTTCGCAGCGTCAGCGCCGAACGCGTGATCGTGCTGCCCAACAACAAGAACGTGCTGATGGCCGCCGAACGCGCCATGGAACTGATGGAAGGCCGCGCCGTGGTAGTGCCCACCCGCACGCTGGGGCAGGGCATGGGCGCGGCGCTGGCCTTTCAGCCGGACGTGCCCGCCGACGAATTGAAGGAAGCCATGACCGAGGCCGCCGGGGCCGTGACCACCTTTGAAGTCACCCGTGCCAGCCGCACCACCAACATCACCACCAAGAAGGGCGAGACCCTGGACATTGCCGAGGGCGACGTGATTGGCCTGCAGGACGATGAACTCGTCCAGGCCGGCGGCAGTCCCGAGGACAGCGTGCTGAAGATGCTGGCGGACGCCTACGCCGGGCAGGAGATCATCACGGTGTTCGGCGGCCCGCAGAAGTCCCAGGCGGATCTGGACGCGCTGGCCGAACGCATCGGCCAGCAGTTCGCGTCGGCGGAGGTGGAGGCCCACGCGGGCGGCCCGGACCTGTACGACTATCTGGTGATGCTGGAGTAA
- a CDS encoding flavin reductase family protein — MLSETGTQFFGYYPGTVALITAEHGGVRNVMAAGWHTALSAQPPLYGVLIGRERATHPLVAGSGVFGVNFLPATHARPVQGTGVISLHDLNPAEADKLSRLNLKTLPDAPLALADAYLHYHCRVSQTVTTGDHDLFVGEVLEVRHDPAFYDGQRLFTGEAPVYLGRSSYVKTTQERAVFAPETFG; from the coding sequence ATGCTCAGCGAGACAGGCACGCAGTTCTTCGGTTACTACCCCGGCACGGTGGCGCTGATCACCGCCGAACACGGCGGGGTCCGCAACGTTATGGCGGCCGGCTGGCACACCGCCCTGAGCGCTCAGCCCCCGCTGTACGGCGTGCTAATTGGCCGGGAGCGGGCCACCCACCCCCTGGTGGCCGGCAGCGGCGTCTTCGGGGTCAACTTCCTGCCTGCCACGCACGCCCGGCCAGTGCAGGGCACAGGCGTGATATCGCTGCATGACCTGAATCCGGCAGAGGCCGACAAGCTGTCCCGGCTGAACCTGAAGACTTTGCCGGACGCGCCGCTGGCTCTGGCCGACGCCTATCTGCACTACCATTGCCGGGTCAGCCAGACCGTGACCACGGGAGATCATGACCTGTTCGTGGGCGAGGTGCTGGAGGTGCGGCACGATCCTGCCTTTTACGATGGGCAACGGCTGTTCACGGGTGAAGCCCCCGTGTATCTGGGACGCAGTTCATACGTGAAAACCACGCAGGAGCGGGCGGTCTTCGCTCCCGAAACGTTCGGCTGA
- a CDS encoding Asp23/Gls24 family envelope stress response protein, with protein MTGTIQISEAALASLIGLTAHEIPGVVGMAPANLKEGISRVLGRANVSDGVVIGRDREGGTYTADLYIVAAYGVSIPTVARNIVERVEHTVKNLAGIELSATRVHAVGVQRV; from the coding sequence GTGACTGGCACCATACAAATTTCCGAGGCGGCCCTGGCCTCCTTGATCGGCCTGACGGCCCACGAGATTCCGGGGGTGGTGGGCATGGCCCCCGCCAACCTCAAAGAAGGCATCAGCCGCGTGCTGGGCCGCGCCAACGTCAGCGACGGCGTGGTGATTGGCCGGGACAGGGAGGGCGGCACCTACACCGCCGACCTGTACATCGTGGCGGCCTACGGCGTCAGCATTCCCACGGTGGCGCGCAATATCGTCGAGCGCGTGGAACACACCGTCAAGAATCTGGCCGGCATCGAACTCTCGGCCACCCGCGTGCATGCGGTGGGGGTCCAGCGTGTCTGA
- a CDS encoding acetamidase/formamidase family protein, with the protein MADHHLNADHIHTVWDRTLPPALHVRPGDSLTLDTLDASDGGVARRVAGGELTSPPTLDALIRADAVPVRDGPRGHPLTGPVFVEGAQPGDALKIDILDVRPAAWGWTACRPNGIGLLDAVLAGEGLQPYTHFWDLRSGLHADFLPGIRLPLAPFPGVIGVAPGADGPHPTAPPRQVGGNMDIRQLVAGSTLYLPVEVPGALLSVGDLHAAQGDGELSGTGIEMAGQIALRVGLEKGAGLTTPEFVTPTHGGSSSRWHATTGHDPDLMTAARIALRALLQRLTARGLSLEQAYVLSSACVDLKISQVVDAPNYTVSAFLPLDIFVN; encoded by the coding sequence ATGGCTGACCACCACCTGAACGCCGATCACATTCACACTGTCTGGGACCGCACGCTGCCGCCCGCGTTGCACGTGCGACCCGGCGACAGCCTTACCCTCGACACGCTGGACGCCTCGGACGGTGGGGTGGCGCGGCGGGTGGCAGGCGGTGAATTGACGTCCCCTCCCACGCTGGACGCTCTGATCCGGGCCGACGCTGTTCCTGTGCGTGACGGCCCACGGGGTCATCCGCTGACCGGCCCGGTGTTCGTGGAGGGCGCGCAGCCCGGCGACGCCCTGAAGATCGACATTCTGGACGTCCGGCCTGCCGCCTGGGGCTGGACCGCCTGCCGCCCGAACGGGATTGGCCTGCTGGACGCTGTGCTGGCCGGGGAAGGCTTGCAGCCCTACACGCACTTCTGGGACCTGCGCAGCGGCCTTCACGCCGATTTCCTGCCGGGCATTCGCCTGCCCCTGGCCCCCTTTCCCGGTGTGATTGGGGTTGCGCCCGGCGCGGACGGCCCGCACCCCACCGCGCCGCCCCGGCAGGTGGGCGGCAACATGGACATCCGGCAACTGGTGGCGGGCAGCACGCTGTATCTGCCGGTGGAAGTCCCAGGTGCGCTGCTCTCGGTGGGCGACCTGCACGCCGCGCAGGGCGACGGCGAACTGTCAGGGACGGGGATCGAGATGGCCGGGCAGATCGCGCTGCGCGTCGGCCTGGAGAAGGGCGCGGGCCTGACCACGCCGGAATTCGTCACGCCCACGCACGGCGGCAGCAGTTCGCGCTGGCACGCCACCACCGGCCACGATCCAGACCTGATGACCGCCGCCCGCATTGCCCTGCGCGCCCTGCTGCAGCGGCTGACGGCGCGTGGTCTGAGCCTGGAGCAGGCGTACGTGCTGTCCAGCGCGTGTGTGGATCTGAAGATCAGTCAGGTAGTGGACGCGCCGAACTACACGGTCAGCGCCTTTCTGCCGCTGGACATTTTTGTGAACTGA
- the gltX gene encoding glutamate--tRNA ligase, producing the protein MSSSQPTVTRIAPSPTGDPHVGTAYIGLFNFVLARQGGGRFILRIEDTDRNRYVQGSEKRIFQMMQWLNLTPDESPLQDGPNGPYRQSERTELYGQHARQLVESGHAYYAFETPEELTELREKAQADGTVIAVPSRDLDPEQAQRRVAAGDAAVVRLKVPREGETVVNDLLRDPIHFQNAEIDDKVLLKADGYPTYHLANVVDDHLMGVSDVVRAEEWITSTPIHVLLYRAFGWDAPRFAHMPLLRNADKSKISKRKNPTSVEWYMQQGYLPEAMLNFLATMGWTHPEGQEIFDLAEFERTFRLEDVTLGSPVFDQDKLRWYNGKYLREVLDEEEVTRRLHDHLLAHKSGLPLDSYFRAVTRLLIPRIEVFSDFLDKTGYFWSEDYPVNEKAQKAIDGARELLPELAGRLKNLPSFDAGNLSALFHAYAEERGLKLGKVMPPVRAAVAGTLESPDLPQMLEALGRERVVARVERAARAG; encoded by the coding sequence ATGTCTTCATCCCAGCCCACCGTGACCCGCATTGCCCCCAGTCCCACCGGAGACCCGCACGTGGGCACCGCTTACATCGGTCTGTTCAACTTCGTGCTGGCGCGGCAGGGCGGCGGCCGCTTCATCCTGCGGATCGAGGACACCGACCGCAACCGCTACGTGCAGGGCAGCGAGAAACGCATCTTTCAGATGATGCAGTGGCTGAACCTCACGCCCGACGAATCGCCGCTTCAGGACGGCCCCAACGGCCCCTACCGCCAGTCGGAGCGCACCGAACTGTACGGCCAGCACGCCCGGCAACTGGTGGAATCCGGCCACGCCTATTACGCCTTCGAGACGCCCGAAGAACTGACCGAACTGCGCGAGAAGGCGCAGGCGGACGGTACGGTGATCGCCGTGCCCAGCCGCGATCTGGACCCCGAACAGGCGCAGCGGCGGGTGGCGGCGGGTGACGCGGCGGTGGTCCGGCTGAAGGTGCCGCGCGAGGGCGAGACGGTGGTCAACGACCTGCTGCGCGATCCCATCCACTTTCAGAACGCCGAAATTGACGACAAGGTGCTGCTCAAGGCCGACGGTTACCCCACCTACCATCTGGCGAACGTGGTGGACGATCACCTGATGGGCGTAAGCGACGTGGTCCGTGCCGAGGAATGGATCACCAGCACGCCCATACACGTCCTGCTGTACCGCGCCTTTGGCTGGGACGCGCCGCGTTTTGCGCACATGCCGCTGCTACGAAACGCTGACAAATCCAAGATCAGCAAGCGTAAGAACCCCACCAGCGTCGAGTGGTACATGCAACAGGGCTACCTGCCCGAGGCGATGCTGAACTTTCTGGCGACGATGGGCTGGACCCACCCCGAAGGCCAGGAAATCTTCGATCTGGCCGAGTTCGAGCGCACCTTCCGGCTGGAGGACGTGACGCTGGGCAGCCCCGTGTTCGATCAGGACAAGTTGCGCTGGTACAACGGCAAGTACCTGCGCGAGGTGCTGGACGAGGAGGAAGTCACCAGGCGCCTGCATGACCACCTGCTGGCCCACAAGTCCGGGTTGCCGCTGGACAGTTACTTCCGCGCCGTTACCCGGCTGCTGATTCCGCGCATTGAAGTGTTCAGCGACTTTCTGGACAAGACAGGCTACTTCTGGTCCGAGGACTACCCGGTCAACGAGAAGGCGCAGAAGGCCATTGACGGCGCGCGGGAGCTGCTGCCGGAGCTGGCGGGCCGCCTCAAGAACCTGCCCAGTTTCGACGCCGGGAACCTGAGCGCCCTGTTCCACGCCTACGCCGAGGAAAGGGGCCTCAAGCTGGGCAAGGTGATGCCCCCGGTGCGCGCCGCCGTCGCCGGAACGCTGGAAAGCCCCGATCTGCCGCAGATGCTGGAAGCCCTGGGCCGGGAGCGCGTGGTGGCACGGGTGGAGCGGGCCGCACGCGCCGGCTGA
- the pilM gene encoding type IV pilus assembly protein PilM, which produces MSSFVQRLLSPRPAALGVEIGTSAIKVVALRAGSPPSLLHAVMTPTPIGSMQDGLVVEPQAVATELRNLLAEHRITTRYAVTAVPNQSAVTRNIMVPKMDRKDLQEAIKWEAERYIPYPINEVSLDFDVLDDPATIPEDGQLEVVIAAAPTEAVARQIEVLRLAGLEPTVIDLKSFAALRALRGNLLGEHLTKSTLTGNKYTESGEVALVLEIGASSSVISLVRGDRVLMARNINVSADDFTTALQKAFDLDFSAAEDVKLGYATATTPTEDEEDLLNFDMAREQYSPARVFEVVRPVLGDLITEIRRSLEFYRVQSGDVVIDRTFLAGGGAKLRGLAAAISDALGFRVEVASPWLTVQTDQAGVDTGYLQTNAPEFTVPLGLALRGVGSRG; this is translated from the coding sequence ATGTCTAGTTTCGTACAACGTCTGCTCAGCCCGCGTCCCGCCGCGCTCGGCGTGGAAATCGGCACCAGCGCCATCAAGGTGGTGGCCTTGCGGGCCGGTTCACCGCCCTCACTGCTGCACGCCGTCATGACGCCCACGCCGATCGGCAGCATGCAAGACGGTCTGGTGGTCGAGCCCCAGGCCGTGGCCACCGAACTGCGTAACCTGCTGGCCGAACACCGCATCACCACCCGCTACGCCGTGACCGCCGTGCCCAACCAGTCGGCGGTCACGCGCAACATCATGGTGCCCAAGATGGACCGCAAGGACCTTCAGGAGGCCATCAAGTGGGAGGCCGAGCGCTACATCCCGTACCCCATCAATGAGGTCAGCCTGGACTTCGACGTGCTGGACGATCCAGCCACTATTCCCGAGGACGGGCAGCTGGAAGTGGTGATCGCCGCCGCCCCCACCGAGGCCGTGGCGCGGCAGATCGAGGTGCTGCGTCTGGCAGGGCTGGAACCCACCGTGATCGACCTCAAGAGTTTCGCGGCCCTGCGGGCACTGCGCGGCAATCTGCTGGGCGAACACCTGACCAAGAGCACCCTGACCGGCAACAAGTACACCGAGTCTGGCGAGGTGGCGCTGGTGCTGGAAATCGGGGCCAGCAGCTCGGTGATCAGCCTGGTGCGCGGCGACCGGGTGCTGATGGCACGTAACATCAACGTGTCGGCCGACGACTTCACCACGGCGCTGCAAAAGGCCTTCGATCTGGACTTCAGCGCCGCCGAGGACGTCAAGCTGGGCTACGCCACGGCAACCACCCCCACCGAGGACGAGGAAGACCTGCTGAACTTCGATATGGCCCGCGAGCAGTACAGCCCGGCGCGCGTGTTCGAGGTGGTCCGGCCGGTGCTGGGCGACCTGATCACCGAGATTCGCCGCTCGCTGGAGTTCTACCGGGTTCAGAGCGGCGACGTGGTGATCGACCGGACCTTCCTGGCCGGTGGCGGCGCCAAACTGCGCGGCTTGGCCGCAGCCATCAGCGACGCGCTGGGCTTCCGGGTGGAAGTCGCCAGCCCGTGGCTGACCGTGCAGACGGACCAGGCCGGCGTCGATACCGGGTACCTGCAGACCAACGCGCCCGAGTTCACGGTGCCGCTGGGCCTCGCGCTGAGGGGGGTGGGCAGCCGTGGTTGA